One genomic region from Cellulomonas fengjieae encodes:
- a CDS encoding transglutaminase-like domain-containing protein, translating into MPDLDAYATHSPYTDPGRHAALLRGVGTDPAALHAASCRTVIHYRAGAEQLVPGQDADIDLRWLADILGEAQRRAAGPLDAERPPVQQIAGCCRDHTLVAVAVLREHGIPARSRVGFAAYFRPGFHHDHVVAERWAGSRWVRFDPELDAGDDWFDFDSHDLPTGLGAPFETAAEVWRAHRLDGLDVSTYGVDPSLPELCGPEFVRGYVVTELAHRRRDELLLWDVWGDTMPETDTPADELDRLADEVAALLVAADAGDGRAEAELTRRYATDARLRPGGSVVTLSPTGRVGDADLLARVNRWRS; encoded by the coding sequence ATGCCCGATCTCGACGCGTACGCGACCCACAGCCCGTACACCGACCCCGGCCGCCACGCCGCGCTGCTCCGAGGGGTCGGAACCGACCCGGCGGCGCTGCACGCGGCGTCGTGCCGCACGGTCATCCACTACCGGGCCGGCGCGGAGCAGCTGGTCCCGGGCCAGGACGCGGACATCGACCTGCGCTGGCTGGCCGACATCCTCGGCGAGGCGCAGCGCCGCGCCGCCGGACCGCTCGACGCGGAGCGCCCGCCGGTCCAGCAGATCGCGGGATGCTGCCGCGACCACACGCTGGTCGCGGTCGCGGTCCTGCGTGAGCACGGCATCCCGGCGCGCAGCCGCGTCGGCTTCGCGGCCTACTTCCGTCCGGGCTTCCACCACGACCACGTGGTGGCCGAGCGCTGGGCCGGGTCGCGCTGGGTCCGCTTCGACCCGGAGCTGGACGCGGGCGACGACTGGTTCGACTTCGACTCCCACGACCTGCCGACGGGTCTGGGGGCGCCGTTCGAGACGGCCGCCGAGGTGTGGCGCGCGCACCGGCTCGACGGCCTCGACGTCTCGACCTACGGCGTCGACCCGTCGTTGCCCGAGCTGTGCGGGCCGGAGTTCGTGCGCGGGTACGTGGTGACCGAGCTCGCGCACCGGCGGCGTGACGAGCTGCTGCTCTGGGACGTCTGGGGCGACACGATGCCGGAGACCGACACCCCCGCCGACGAGCTCGACCGGCTGGCCGACGAGGTCGCCGCGCTGCTCGTGGCCGCCGACGCGGGGGACGGCCGGGCGGAGGCCGAGCTGACGCGGCGGTACGCGACCGACGCGCGGCTACGGCCGGGCGGCTCCGTCGTCACGCTGTCGCCGACCGGGCGGGTGGGCGACGCGGACCTGCTCGCGCGGGTGAACCGCTGGCGGTCCTAG
- a CDS encoding D-arabinono-1,4-lactone oxidase, with protein MMLTNWAGNYTYGAAQIHHPRTVEELQETVAGARRIRALGTRHCFNDLADGPDALVALDGLESTPEIDAQARTVTVTGGTRYGTLAQHLHPAGWAVHNLASLPHISVAGAVATGTHGSGDASRNLAGAVAALEIVGPDGALRTVRRGDEDFAGSVVALGALGVVTRVTLDIEPTYDVAQEVHVDLPWPAALEHLDEITGSADSVSLFTDWTGDTIQQVWRKSRVTPSYQQRAELFGATPADGPRHPLPGIDPVNCTAQLGEPGPWHDRLPHFRMDFTPSNGDELQSEFLVPRAHAVQALEAVRSLGDRISPLLQVTEVRTMAGDDLWLSGAQGGPRVGLHFTWRPLQREVTALLPTIEAALAPFDARPHWGKLFADEGRDLARLYPHWDDFRALVARTDPEGVFRNAYLERHVL; from the coding sequence GTGATGCTGACGAACTGGGCGGGCAACTACACGTACGGCGCCGCCCAGATCCACCATCCGCGCACGGTCGAGGAGCTCCAGGAGACCGTCGCGGGCGCGCGCCGGATCCGCGCGCTGGGCACCCGGCACTGCTTCAACGACCTCGCCGACGGCCCGGACGCGCTCGTCGCGCTGGACGGTCTCGAGTCCACCCCGGAGATCGACGCGCAGGCCCGGACGGTCACCGTCACCGGCGGCACCCGCTACGGCACCCTCGCCCAGCACCTGCACCCCGCCGGGTGGGCGGTGCACAACCTGGCGTCCCTGCCGCACATCTCGGTCGCGGGAGCGGTCGCCACCGGGACGCACGGCTCGGGCGACGCGAGCAGGAACCTGGCCGGCGCCGTCGCCGCGCTGGAGATCGTCGGGCCCGACGGCGCGCTGCGGACCGTCCGACGCGGCGACGAGGACTTCGCCGGCTCGGTGGTCGCCCTGGGGGCGCTCGGCGTGGTCACCCGCGTCACCCTCGACATCGAGCCCACCTACGACGTCGCCCAGGAGGTGCACGTCGACCTCCCCTGGCCCGCCGCCCTCGAGCACCTGGACGAGATCACCGGCAGCGCCGACTCCGTCAGCCTCTTCACCGACTGGACGGGCGACACCATCCAGCAGGTCTGGCGCAAGTCGCGCGTCACCCCGTCGTACCAGCAGCGCGCCGAGCTGTTCGGTGCCACGCCGGCCGACGGTCCGCGACACCCGCTGCCCGGCATCGACCCCGTCAACTGCACGGCGCAGCTGGGCGAGCCCGGACCGTGGCACGACCGCCTGCCGCACTTCCGGATGGACTTCACGCCGAGCAACGGTGACGAGCTCCAGTCCGAGTTCCTGGTGCCGCGCGCGCACGCCGTGCAGGCGCTCGAGGCCGTGCGGTCCCTCGGCGACCGGATCTCACCGCTGCTCCAGGTGACCGAGGTGCGGACCATGGCCGGCGACGACCTGTGGCTGTCGGGCGCGCAGGGCGGGCCGCGCGTGGGCCTGCACTTCACCTGGCGCCCGCTCCAGCGCGAGGTCACGGCACTGCTGCCGACGATCGAGGCCGCGCTGGCCCCGTTCGACGCGCGACCGCACTGGGGCAAGCTGTTCGCCGACGAGGGCCGCGACCTCGCCCGGCTCTACCCGCACTGGGACGACTTCCGCGCGCTCGTCGCCCGGACCGACCCCGAGGGCGTCTTCCGCAACGCCTACCTGGAGCGGCACGTCCTCTAG
- a CDS encoding CPBP family glutamic-type intramembrane protease, translating into MTAQLPVPVLDDRRSAAQNAARLLAAALVCGAAVLLFAVHVRPLGYLPLVAGVALGLAVDRRLGRDLGLIALGQAIISTISLKADLSNLGMLKFTLALGLAVLVPTLISRKVFRDDKIHYPIHTGRRWDRWQAVYLVAVAVAAYLILPAYFLGSGVWRNWPDLDGTGDVVRLFVGVNAVGIWDELFFICVVLALLRPHFPFWLANLLQATVFVSFLWELGYREWGPLLTIPFALIQGWIFRRTTSLTYVVAVHLLFDLFVFMVLVHAHDPNLFDIFVTGGS; encoded by the coding sequence GTGACCGCCCAGCTCCCCGTTCCCGTGCTCGACGACCGACGGTCCGCCGCCCAGAACGCCGCCCGCCTCCTCGCGGCGGCGCTCGTCTGCGGTGCCGCGGTCCTGCTGTTCGCGGTCCACGTCCGCCCGCTCGGCTACCTGCCGCTGGTCGCGGGGGTCGCACTGGGCCTCGCCGTGGACCGGCGGCTCGGCCGCGACCTGGGGCTGATCGCGCTCGGCCAGGCGATCATCAGCACGATCTCGCTGAAGGCCGACCTGTCCAACCTGGGCATGCTCAAGTTCACGCTCGCCCTCGGCCTCGCGGTGCTGGTGCCGACGCTGATCTCGCGCAAGGTCTTCCGCGACGACAAGATCCACTACCCGATCCACACGGGCCGCCGCTGGGACCGGTGGCAGGCGGTGTACCTGGTGGCCGTGGCGGTCGCCGCGTACCTGATCCTGCCCGCCTACTTCCTGGGGTCGGGCGTGTGGCGCAACTGGCCGGACCTGGACGGCACGGGTGACGTCGTGCGGCTGTTCGTCGGGGTCAACGCGGTCGGCATCTGGGACGAGCTGTTCTTCATCTGCGTGGTCCTCGCGCTGCTGCGGCCGCACTTCCCGTTCTGGCTGGCCAACCTGCTGCAGGCGACGGTCTTCGTGTCGTTCCTGTGGGAGCTGGGCTACCGCGAGTGGGGCCCGCTGCTGACCATCCCGTTCGCGCTGATCCAGGGCTGGATCTTCCGGCGCACCACGTCGCTGACCTACGTCGTGGCGGTCCACCTGCTCTTCGACCTGTTCGTGTTCATGGTGCTGGTGCACGCGCACGACCCGAACCTGTTCGATATCTTCGTCACCGGTGGCTCGTAG
- the msrA gene encoding peptide-methionine (S)-S-oxide reductase MsrA, protein MNWLFGSALKSTMVAPERALPGRDRYAYSIPSTHTVLGTPLQGPWPEGTEVIYLAMGCFWGAERTFWQIPGVVTTAAGYQGGFTPYPTYEETCTALTGHTEIVLVAYDPAVVSAEELLRTFWESHDPTQGYRQGNDVGTQYRSAVYTTTPEQERLARTTRDEYQPRLTRSGFGEITTEIRSAQDAGPFYYAEDYHQQYLDKNPNGYCGIGGTGVSCPRPTGA, encoded by the coding sequence ATGAACTGGCTGTTTGGATCCGCCCTCAAGTCCACGATGGTGGCACCGGAGCGGGCCCTGCCGGGCCGTGACCGGTACGCCTACAGCATCCCCTCGACCCACACGGTCCTCGGCACACCCCTGCAGGGCCCCTGGCCCGAGGGCACCGAGGTCATCTACCTGGCGATGGGCTGTTTCTGGGGTGCCGAGCGCACCTTCTGGCAGATCCCCGGCGTCGTGACGACCGCGGCCGGCTACCAGGGCGGCTTCACGCCGTACCCGACCTACGAGGAGACCTGCACCGCCCTGACCGGGCACACCGAGATCGTGCTCGTGGCGTACGACCCGGCCGTCGTCTCTGCCGAGGAGCTGCTCCGCACCTTCTGGGAGTCGCACGACCCGACGCAGGGCTACCGGCAGGGCAACGACGTGGGCACGCAGTACCGCTCCGCGGTGTACACCACGACCCCCGAGCAGGAGCGCCTCGCGCGCACCACGCGGGACGAGTACCAGCCGCGGCTGACCCGGTCGGGATTCGGTGAGATCACCACGGAGATCCGGTCGGCACAGGACGCCGGCCCGTTCTACTACGCCGAGGACTACCACCAGCAGTACCTGGACAAGAACCCCAACGGGTACTGCGGGATCGGCGGCACGGGCGTCTCCTGCCCGCGGCCCACGGGCGCGTGA
- a CDS encoding cystathionine gamma-synthase has translation MTNDAQPHDDWSSAGFSTRAIHAGQDPDPATGAVVTPIYATSTYKQDGVGGLRGGYEYSRSANPTRTALEAALAAAEGGAAGFAFSSGLAAEDTVLRATLRPGDHVVIPNDAYGGTYRLIARVFGPWGIDHTAVDLSDSDAVLAAIQPGRTKVVWVETPTNPLLGIADIAVLAAHARSAGAVLVVDNTFATPYFQQPLALGADVVVHSTTKYIGGHSDVVGGALVVADGAQLPVGLDGPTGTASLADAVRFHQNASGAVAGPFDAWLTLRGLKTLAVRMDRHASNARAVADFLVAHDAVVSVIYPGLESHPGHAVAARQMTGFGGMISFRTGSEASALAVCAATRVFTLAESLGGVESLIEHPHQMTHGSVAGTELEVPADLVRLSVGIEDVADLLADLEAALVAGRGA, from the coding sequence GTGACGAACGACGCGCAGCCCCACGACGACTGGTCCTCCGCCGGCTTCTCGACCCGCGCCATCCACGCGGGCCAGGACCCCGACCCCGCCACCGGGGCGGTCGTGACCCCGATCTACGCGACCTCGACGTACAAGCAGGACGGCGTCGGCGGCCTGCGCGGCGGGTACGAGTACTCGCGCTCCGCCAACCCGACGCGTACCGCGCTCGAGGCGGCGCTCGCCGCGGCCGAGGGGGGTGCGGCCGGCTTCGCGTTCTCCTCGGGGCTCGCCGCCGAGGACACGGTCCTGCGCGCGACCCTGCGGCCGGGCGACCACGTCGTCATCCCGAACGACGCCTACGGCGGCACGTACCGCCTGATCGCGCGCGTGTTCGGCCCGTGGGGCATCGACCACACCGCGGTCGACCTGTCCGACTCGGACGCCGTGCTCGCCGCCATCCAGCCCGGCCGCACGAAGGTGGTCTGGGTAGAGACGCCGACCAACCCGCTGCTCGGCATCGCCGACATCGCCGTGCTGGCCGCGCACGCGCGGTCGGCGGGCGCGGTGCTCGTCGTCGACAACACCTTCGCGACGCCCTACTTCCAGCAGCCGCTCGCGCTCGGCGCCGACGTCGTCGTGCACTCGACCACCAAGTACATCGGCGGGCACTCGGACGTCGTCGGCGGCGCCCTCGTCGTGGCGGACGGCGCGCAGCTCCCCGTGGGGCTCGACGGCCCGACCGGCACGGCGAGCCTGGCCGACGCGGTGCGGTTCCATCAGAACGCCTCGGGCGCGGTCGCGGGCCCGTTCGACGCGTGGCTGACGCTGCGCGGCCTCAAGACGCTCGCCGTGCGGATGGACCGGCACGCGAGCAACGCCCGCGCGGTCGCGGACTTCCTCGTGGCGCACGACGCCGTGGTGTCGGTGATCTACCCGGGGCTCGAGAGCCATCCCGGGCACGCCGTGGCGGCGCGCCAGATGACCGGGTTCGGCGGGATGATCTCGTTCCGCACGGGCAGCGAGGCCTCGGCCCTCGCGGTGTGCGCGGCGACCCGCGTGTTCACTCTCGCGGAGTCCCTCGGCGGCGTGGAGTCGCTGATCGAGCACCCGCACCAGATGACGCACGGGTCGGTGGCGGGCACCGAGCTCGAGGTGCCCGCCGACCTCGTGCGCCTGTCGGTCGGCATCGAGGACGTCGCCGACCTGCTCGCCGACCTCGAGGCGGCGCTCGTCGCCGGGCGCGGCGCGTGA
- a CDS encoding AI-2E family transporter has product MSPTASRPRLDEPGRTGDGQAVPPAVRNAAAWSWRLLLIGAGLAVLLWLLNELKVVVVPIAVAVLLAVLLTPFVGWLQRVTRMPRAAAAGIGLFGMLALVAGLLTLAGRSIIKGFGQLWQQAAQGIDRLTTWLADGPLQVSDADIASWTETLQGSLTGGTPTLVSGALHATTTVGHVAAGALIALFCTFFFLLDGRTIWAWVVGLFPRGSREYIHQAGRRGLVTLGAYTRTQILVAAVDAVGIGVGAAILQVPLALPLAVLVFLGSFIPVVGAVVTGSVAILVALVSNGPGSAIWMLAVVLLVQQFEGHVLQPFLMGHAVSLHPVAVLLSVAAGSFVAGIVGALFAVPVAATINTVILYLHGHDKFPQLGTDDHVPVRGRGHPILDRAIAQMAEARSERVATRAEAAERAEADAPAVIGTEAHDAGEPGGPDSRPATSDPR; this is encoded by the coding sequence GTGAGCCCGACCGCGTCCAGGCCACGGCTCGACGAGCCCGGTCGCACCGGCGATGGGCAGGCCGTCCCCCCGGCGGTGCGGAACGCGGCCGCCTGGTCGTGGCGGTTGCTGCTCATCGGCGCCGGGCTGGCGGTCCTGCTCTGGCTCCTGAACGAGCTCAAGGTCGTCGTCGTCCCGATCGCCGTGGCCGTGCTGCTCGCGGTCCTGCTCACGCCGTTCGTCGGCTGGCTCCAGCGGGTCACCCGCATGCCCCGCGCCGCGGCGGCCGGGATCGGTCTGTTCGGGATGCTCGCGCTGGTGGCCGGTCTGCTGACGCTCGCCGGCCGCTCGATCATCAAGGGCTTCGGCCAGCTGTGGCAGCAGGCGGCGCAGGGGATCGACAGGCTGACCACGTGGCTGGCGGACGGCCCGCTGCAGGTGTCCGACGCGGACATCGCGAGCTGGACCGAGACGCTGCAGGGCTCACTCACCGGCGGCACCCCGACGCTGGTGTCGGGGGCACTGCACGCCACGACGACCGTCGGGCACGTCGCCGCCGGAGCGCTCATCGCCCTCTTCTGCACGTTCTTCTTCCTGCTCGACGGCCGGACGATCTGGGCCTGGGTGGTCGGGCTCTTCCCGCGCGGGTCGCGTGAGTACATCCACCAGGCCGGCCGGCGAGGGCTGGTCACGCTCGGCGCGTACACCCGCACGCAGATCCTGGTCGCGGCCGTCGACGCCGTCGGCATCGGCGTCGGTGCCGCGATCCTGCAGGTTCCGTTGGCGCTGCCCCTGGCGGTGCTGGTGTTCCTGGGCTCGTTCATCCCCGTCGTCGGTGCCGTGGTGACCGGCTCGGTCGCGATCCTGGTGGCGCTGGTCTCGAACGGCCCCGGATCGGCCATCTGGATGCTCGCGGTGGTCCTGCTCGTGCAGCAGTTCGAGGGTCACGTGCTCCAGCCGTTCCTCATGGGCCACGCCGTCTCGCTGCACCCGGTCGCGGTGCTGCTCTCGGTCGCGGCGGGCTCGTTCGTCGCGGGGATCGTGGGCGCCCTGTTCGCGGTGCCCGTCGCGGCGACGATCAACACCGTGATCCTGTACCTGCACGGGCACGACAAGTTCCCCCAGCTGGGCACCGACGACCACGTCCCGGTCCGGGGTCGGGGGCACCCGATCCTCGACCGCGCCATCGCACAGATGGCCGAGGCGCGCTCCGAGCGGGTGGCGACGCGGGCGGAGGCCGCCGAGCGCGCCGAGGCGGACGCGCCGGCCGTGATCGGCACCGAGGCGCACGACGCCGGCGAGCCGGGCGGGCCCGACTCCCGACCTGCGACCTCGGACCCGCGGTGA
- the ilvA gene encoding threonine ammonia-lyase encodes MTDLADVRAAAVLLDGVADRTPVQLSRALSQACGAQVWLKCENLQRAGSFKLRGAYVRMARLSPQEQARGVVAASAGNHAQGVALAARMLGLTAVVFMPADAALPKIAATRDYGAHVELVGASVDEALVHARAYADRTGAVLIHPFDHDDVVAGQGTIALEIVEQVPDVATVVVPVGGGGLAAGVVTALAELRPDVRVIGVQAERAAAYPASLAAGRPTAARELRTMADGIAVGTPGGVPFGILAAHDVEVRTVSEEDLSRALLLVAERAKMLVEPSGAAAAAALMSGIGPVTGPVVAILSGGNIDPLVLMRVVRHGLASAGRFLQLRVRIDDTPGALADLLRALADTGGNVMHVSHARTVGDLQLDEVAIEVQVETKGPEHCAYVLDRLRTAGYRLADG; translated from the coding sequence GTGACCGACCTCGCGGACGTCCGTGCCGCAGCCGTGCTGCTCGACGGGGTCGCGGACCGGACCCCGGTGCAGCTCAGCCGCGCGCTGTCGCAGGCGTGCGGGGCGCAGGTGTGGCTCAAGTGCGAGAACCTGCAGCGCGCGGGCTCGTTCAAGCTACGCGGCGCGTACGTGCGGATGGCCCGGCTCTCACCGCAGGAGCAGGCGCGGGGGGTCGTCGCCGCCAGCGCGGGCAACCACGCGCAGGGCGTCGCGCTCGCGGCCCGCATGCTCGGGCTGACCGCGGTCGTGTTCATGCCGGCCGACGCGGCGCTGCCCAAGATCGCGGCCACCCGGGACTACGGCGCGCACGTCGAGCTGGTCGGGGCCAGCGTGGACGAGGCGCTGGTGCACGCGCGCGCGTACGCGGACCGGACGGGGGCCGTGCTCATCCACCCCTTCGACCACGACGACGTCGTGGCGGGCCAGGGCACGATCGCGCTGGAGATCGTGGAGCAGGTGCCCGACGTGGCGACGGTCGTCGTGCCGGTCGGTGGCGGCGGGCTCGCGGCGGGGGTCGTCACGGCGCTCGCGGAGCTGCGGCCCGACGTGCGGGTGATCGGCGTGCAGGCGGAGCGGGCGGCCGCGTATCCCGCGTCCCTGGCGGCGGGCCGGCCGACCGCCGCCCGGGAGCTGCGGACGATGGCCGACGGCATCGCGGTCGGGACGCCGGGCGGCGTGCCGTTCGGGATCCTCGCCGCGCACGACGTCGAGGTGCGGACCGTCTCCGAGGAGGACCTGTCGCGCGCTCTGCTGCTGGTCGCGGAACGCGCCAAGATGCTGGTCGAGCCGTCCGGGGCTGCCGCGGCGGCGGCCCTGATGTCCGGGATCGGGCCGGTCACGGGGCCCGTCGTGGCGATCCTGTCCGGCGGGAACATCGACCCGCTCGTCCTCATGCGGGTGGTGCGGCACGGGCTGGCCTCGGCCGGCAGGTTCCTGCAGCTGCGGGTGCGCATCGACGACACCCCCGGCGCGCTCGCGGACCTGCTGCGCGCCCTGGCGGACACCGGCGGGAACGTCATGCACGTCTCGCACGCACGCACCGTCGGCGACCTGCAGCTCGACGAGGTGGCGATCGAGGTGCAGGTCGAGACGAAGGGGCCGGAGCACTGCGCCTACGTCCTGGACCGGCTCCGCACGGCGGGATACCGGCTCGCGGACGGTTGA
- the greA gene encoding transcription elongation factor GreA: protein MSDTTAATWLTQEAYDRLTAELAHLEGEGSAEVIERIAAARDEGDLKENGGYHAAREEQAKQAARIRELKEKLRNVQIGTPPDNGVVEPGMVVTAVVAGDEMVFLLGSREIAGSSDIEVYSPTSPLGAAINGTMIGDSTSYTAPNGRVIEVKITGAKPFEG from the coding sequence GTGTCCGATACGACTGCGGCCACATGGTTGACCCAGGAGGCCTACGACCGCCTCACGGCCGAGCTCGCGCACCTCGAGGGTGAGGGCAGCGCCGAGGTCATCGAGCGGATCGCCGCCGCGCGCGACGAGGGCGACCTCAAGGAGAACGGCGGCTACCACGCGGCTCGTGAGGAGCAGGCCAAGCAGGCGGCCCGCATCCGCGAGCTCAAGGAGAAGCTGCGCAACGTCCAGATCGGGACGCCCCCCGACAACGGGGTCGTCGAGCCGGGCATGGTCGTCACGGCCGTCGTCGCCGGCGACGAGATGGTCTTCCTGCTCGGCTCCCGCGAGATCGCCGGGTCGTCCGACATCGAGGTCTACTCGCCGACCTCGCCGCTCGGCGCCGCCATCAACGGCACGATGATCGGCGACTCGACCTCGTACACGGCGCCCAACGGCCGCGTGATCGAGGTCAAGATCACCGGCGCGAAGCCCTTCGAGGGCTGA
- a CDS encoding DUF4307 domain-containing protein produces MTESAATRPPAGRYGPEPTARSARRGRIALLAAAVLGIAVALWVALSMASRPVSFKDVGFALDGEQAIDVTFEVTKPKESTVACRVTALSESYSEVGVRTVEIGPADQATRRVTVTVPTTGLPVTGTVESCELVSDARS; encoded by the coding sequence GTGACCGAGTCAGCCGCCACCCGACCGCCCGCAGGTCGCTACGGTCCCGAGCCGACCGCGCGTTCCGCACGCCGCGGGCGCATCGCCCTGCTCGCCGCCGCGGTCCTGGGGATCGCGGTGGCCCTCTGGGTCGCCCTGTCGATGGCGTCCCGGCCGGTGTCGTTCAAGGACGTCGGCTTCGCGCTCGACGGCGAGCAGGCCATCGACGTGACGTTCGAGGTGACCAAGCCCAAGGAGTCCACCGTCGCGTGCCGGGTGACCGCCCTGTCGGAGTCGTACTCCGAGGTCGGTGTGCGCACGGTGGAGATCGGTCCCGCCGACCAGGCGACCCGACGGGTGACCGTCACGGTGCCGACCACCGGGCTGCCGGTGACGGGGACCGTGGAGTCCTGCGAGCTGGTCTCCGACGCACGATCCTGA
- the mca gene encoding mycothiol conjugate amidase Mca, whose translation MAVHAHPDDESSKGAATTAKYAAEGVDVLVVSCTGGERGDVLNPKHPPVDGGLDGMREYRRHEMAAAAAALGVRHHWLGFVDSGLPEGDPLPPLPEGCFALVPLEEASAPLVQLMREFRPHVVTTYDPTGGYPHPDHIMCHRVSVEAFEAAGDPERYRGLGEPWAPSKLYYNHGFSLARMRAVHDAIVAAGGESPFGDWLDSRQAREVPEREVTTRIDCSEFFPQRDAALRAHATQIDPDGFFFAVPRELEVAQWPTEEYELVTSRVPVTLPEDDLFAGLREVVPA comes from the coding sequence ATGGCGGTGCACGCCCACCCCGACGACGAGTCGAGCAAGGGGGCGGCGACCACGGCGAAGTACGCGGCCGAGGGCGTCGACGTCCTCGTCGTCTCCTGCACCGGGGGGGAGCGCGGGGACGTGCTCAACCCCAAGCACCCGCCGGTCGACGGCGGCCTCGACGGGATGCGCGAGTACCGCAGGCACGAGATGGCGGCCGCGGCCGCGGCGCTCGGGGTGCGTCACCACTGGCTGGGCTTCGTCGACTCCGGTCTGCCGGAGGGGGACCCGCTGCCGCCGCTGCCCGAGGGCTGCTTCGCGCTGGTCCCGCTGGAGGAGGCGTCGGCGCCCCTGGTCCAGCTGATGCGCGAGTTCCGGCCGCACGTGGTCACCACGTACGACCCGACGGGCGGCTACCCGCACCCGGACCACATCATGTGCCACCGGGTGTCGGTGGAGGCGTTCGAGGCGGCGGGCGACCCCGAGCGGTACCGCGGTCTCGGGGAGCCGTGGGCGCCCTCGAAGCTCTACTACAACCACGGGTTCTCGCTGGCGCGGATGCGTGCCGTGCACGACGCGATCGTCGCCGCCGGCGGGGAGTCGCCCTTCGGTGACTGGCTCGACTCCCGGCAGGCCCGCGAGGTGCCCGAGCGCGAGGTGACCACCCGCATCGACTGCTCGGAGTTCTTCCCGCAGCGCGACGCAGCCCTGCGTGCGCACGCCACCCAGATCGACCCCGACGGCTTCTTCTTCGCGGTGCCCCGCGAGCTGGAGGTCGCCCAGTGGCCCACCGAGGAGTACGAGCTCGTGACCTCACGCGTCCCGGTCACCCTGCCCGAGGACGACCTGTTCGCCGGACTGCGAGAGGTGGTGCCCGCGTGA
- a CDS encoding carbon-nitrogen hydrolase family protein, whose product MSSRPEPPQRPSVRVTVAQLQVSDDHTANRQVVEDAFRTAARARADLLVLPEYASGFDPRGVGVEHAEPLDGPFVAMLRARAAATGVAVLAGTTLPADGDDPRAVNAVVGVDAAGDVVGVYRKVHLYDAFGQHESERLAPGPADAAPLVMDVGGLRFGVLTCYDLRFPESARRLVDAGAQVLVVPAAWAAGELKAVHWRTLAIARAIENTAAVVAVGQAGRAVTGRSLVVAPDGVVGLEMDTEPQVRTVDVDGAALLRVREQNPSLANRRYAVVPVV is encoded by the coding sequence ATGAGCTCGCGCCCCGAGCCCCCGCAGCGCCCGTCGGTGCGGGTGACCGTGGCGCAGCTCCAGGTCAGCGACGACCACACCGCGAACCGGCAGGTGGTCGAGGACGCGTTCCGCACGGCTGCCCGTGCCCGGGCGGACCTGCTGGTGCTGCCCGAGTACGCCTCGGGGTTCGATCCCCGGGGGGTCGGCGTGGAGCACGCCGAGCCCCTGGACGGTCCGTTCGTGGCGATGCTGCGTGCCCGTGCGGCGGCGACGGGTGTCGCCGTGCTGGCGGGCACCACGCTGCCCGCCGACGGCGACGACCCGCGTGCGGTGAACGCCGTCGTGGGGGTGGACGCCGCGGGCGACGTGGTCGGGGTCTACCGCAAGGTCCACCTGTACGACGCGTTCGGTCAGCACGAGTCGGAGCGCCTGGCGCCCGGGCCGGCGGACGCGGCGCCGCTCGTCATGGACGTGGGCGGCCTGAGGTTCGGCGTGCTGACCTGCTACGACCTGCGCTTCCCGGAGTCGGCCCGCCGGCTGGTCGACGCCGGTGCGCAGGTGCTCGTGGTGCCCGCCGCCTGGGCCGCCGGCGAGCTCAAGGCGGTGCACTGGCGGACGCTGGCCATCGCGCGAGCCATCGAGAACACCGCCGCGGTGGTCGCGGTCGGTCAGGCGGGCAGGGCCGTCACCGGACGCTCGCTCGTGGTGGCCCCGGACGGCGTCGTGGGCCTGGAGATGGACACCGAGCCGCAGGTCCGGACGGTCGACGTGGACGGTGCCGCGCTGCTGCGCGTCCGCGAGCAGAACCCGTCGCTGGCCAACCGCCGGTACGCGGTGGTCCCGGTCGTCTGA